The Malus domestica chromosome 10, GDT2T_hap1 genome contains a region encoding:
- the LOC103440377 gene encoding uncharacterized protein: MSQAAREEKLRSPEVSSPLTRETSLSPPQINPLEVGVSVPLPSQGSPLKSLISPSALKATLSSQFDPSTGVMLHFVDKDSKLPSPLYEPPQPSVAICDEPIVPKIPVTSGVAVL; the protein is encoded by the exons ATGAGTCAGGCTGCAAGAGAGGAAAAGCTCCGTTCGCCAGAGGTCTCTTCTCCACTTACTCGAGAAACAAGCCTCTCTCCTCCCCAGATTAATCCTTTAGAG GTCGGGGTATCTGTCCCCTTGCCTAGTCAAGGTTCTCCTTTGAAGTCTTTGATTTCTCCTTCTGCCCTGAAGGCAACTCTATcttctcaatttgatccatcCACAGGAGTTATGTTGCACTTTGTGGATAAGGACAGTAAGTTG CCTTCTCCATTATATGAACCACCCCAACCGTCAGTGGCAATATGTGATGAACCTATAGTCCCTAAGATTCCTGTGACCTCAGGGGTAGCGGTTTTGTAG
- the LOC103428632 gene encoding probable caffeine synthase MTL2, which yields MEVEQVLHMNGGIGKTSYATNSLLQRAVISMVKPIVKASIEQLCSKLFSDCLKIADLGCSSGPNTLLAVSDIIHNIHATFQKLNRPSPSLQAFLNDLPGNDFNTVFRSLPGFYKKLEEEQKLGPCFITAMPGSFYGRLFPNNSLHFVHSNYALMWISEAPKGLITREGEGLNKKNICIAKTSPYAVYKLYVEQFKKDFTVFLRSRAEELVPGGSMVLTTMGSIKSHDPLCIWEVVGLKLNDMVLEVMCGLDN from the exons ATGGAGGTAGAGCAAGTGCTTCACATGAATGGAGGAATTGGGAAAACAAGCTATGCAACCAACTCTCTACTTCAA AGAGCTGTGATTTCGATGGTGAAGCCCATAGTTAAGGCAAGCATAGAGCAGCTTTGCAGCAAACTCTTCTCTGACTGTTTGAAAATAGCAGACTTGGGATGCTCTTCCGGACCCAACACCCTTTTGGCGGTATCAGATATCATACACAACATCCATGCCACCTTCCAAAAACTGAACCGTCCATCTCCTTCACTCCAAGCCTTCTTGAATGATCTTCCCGGGAACGATTTCAACACTGTGTTCAGGTCATTGCCAGGGTTCTACAAGAAACTTGAGGAAGAACAGAAGTTGGGGCCATGTTTCATTACTGCAATGCCTGGTTCTTTCTATGGCAGGCTCTTTCCAAACAATTCTCTACACTTTGTTCACTCTAATTATGCCCTTATGTGGATCTCTGAG GCTCCAAAAGGTTTGATTACCAGGGAAGGAGAGGGACTAAACAAGAAGAACATATGTATAGCAAAAACAAGCCCATATGCTGTGTATAAGTTGTatgtggagcaattcaaaaaggACTTCACAGTGTTTTTGAGGTCACGAGCAGAAGAGCTGGTCCCCGGAGGAAGTATGGTCCTCACCACAATGGGCAGCATAAAGAGCCATGACCCACTTTGCATTTGGGAAGTTGTCGGACTCAAACTCAATGATATGGTTTTAGAGGTAATGTGTGGCCTAgataattaa
- the LOC103440375 gene encoding bifunctional dihydrofolate reductase-thymidylate synthase-like, with product MAGELLVSANGNGNTQPNPQRTYQVVVAATREMGIGKDGKLPWRLPSDLKFFKDVTVTTSDPAKKNAIIMGRKTWESIPSEHQPLPGRLNVVLTRSGSFDIATAENVVICGSMASALELLAASPYCLSIERVFLIGGGQILREALNAPGCEAIHITEIETNIECDTFIPAIDSSVFQPWYSSFPKVENSIRHSFTTYVRVRSSAVESLCENNDLISNSKSGSIKCEVKNFSFLPKMIFEKHEEHMYLRLVREVLSDGTSKDDRTGTGTLSKFGCQMRFNLRRTFPLLTTKKVFWRGVVEELLWFISGSTNAKVLQEKGIHIWDGNASRDYLDSVGLTDKEEGDLGPVYGFQWRHFGARYTDMHADYTGQGFDQLLDVIDKIKNKPDDRRIILSAWNPSDLKLMALPPCHMFAQFYVANGELSCQMYQRSADLGLGVPFNIASYALLTCMIAHVCGLVPGDFIHALGDAHVYRTHIRPLKEQLEKLPKPFPILKINPEKKNIDSFVAADFKLIGYDPHQKIEMKMAV from the exons ATGGCTGGTGAATTGTTGGTGAGTGCGAATGGAAATGGTAACACCCAGCCCAATCCACAGAGGACTTACCAAGTTGTTGTGGCTGCGACCCGAGAAATGGGTATTGGAAAGGATGGGAAACTACCTTGGAGACTGCCCTCTGATCTCAAGTTCTTTAAGGACGTCACTGTGACCACATCAGATCCTGCGAAAAAGAATGCGATTATAATGGGTAGAAAAACATGGGAGAGCATTCCATCTGAGCATCAACCTCTACCTGGCCGCCTTAATGTTGTTCTGACTCGTTCTGGGAGTTTTGATATTGCTACTGCAGAGAATGTTGTGATATGCGGAAGCATGGCATCTGCTTTGGAATTGTTAGCTGCTTCTCCTTACTGTCTGTCAATTGAGAGAGTGTTTCTCATTGGAGGTGGCCAGATATTAAG GGAAGCTCTCAATGCGCCTGGCTGTGAAGCCATTCACATTACAGAAATAGAGACAAACATTGAATGTGACACTTTTATCCCTGCAATTGATTCCTCTGTGTTTCAGCCGTGGTATTCATCCTTTCCCAAGGTTGAAAATAGCATTCGTCATTCCTTCACAACTTATGTTCGTGTAAGGAGTTCTGCAGTTGAATCCCTTTGTGAAAACAATGATCTGATCTCTAATAGTAAGTCAGGCTCCATTAAATGTGAGGTGAAgaatttctcttttcttccaAAGATGATTTTTGAGAAACATGAGGAGCACATGTATCTAAGGCTGGTACGAGAAGTACTCTCAGATGGCACTTCTAAGGATGACAGGACAGGGACTGGTACTTTGTCAAAATTCGGTTGCCAG ATGCGGTTTAACCTGCGCAGAACTTTTCCACTTCTGACAACCAAG AAAGTATTTTGGCGAGGGGTTGTTGAAGAACTTCTGTGGTTCATCAGTGGTTCAACAAATGCCAAG GTCCTTCAGGAGAAAGGTATTCACATTTGGGATGGAAATGCATCTAGAGACTACCTTGACAG TGTTGGTTTAACTGACAAGGAAGAGGGCGACTTGGGACCAGTATATGGGTTCCAGTGGCGACACTTTGGTGCCAG GTATACTGACATGCATGCTGACTATACCGGTCAAGGATTTGATCAGTTGCTAGATGTTATTGACAAGATTAAAAATAAGCCAGATGATCGGCGGATTATACTGTCAGCATGGAATCCTTCTGATCTCAAATTGATGGCACTCCCACCTTGTCACATGTTTGCTCAG TTCTATGTAGCCAACGGAGAGTTATCATGTCAAATGTATCAGCGTTCTGCTGACCTCGGCCTTGGTGTTCCATTTAACATTGCATCATATGCTCTTCTGACATGCATGATTGCTCATGTTTGTG GTCTTGTTCCAGGTGATTTCATTCATGCCTTAGGGGATGCTCATGTTTACCGCACTCACATCAGGCCTTTGAAGGAGCAGCTTGAAAAGCTGCCCAAGCCTTTTCCA ATTTTGAAGATCAATCCTGAGAAAAAGAATATAGATTCGTTTGTGGCGGCTGATTTCAAACTGATAGGTTATGATCCTCATCAGAAGATAGAAATGAAAATGGCCGTATAG